AAAACAATCAGAAGCCATCTGTGTTGTCCATATCTTCATTGCTAAAGGGTCACTGCCAGGATCACAAAGTGGAGGAAAACTTCCTGCAAATTATATTTCAGTTTTGCATATAGGAATCTACataagatttaaaatttaaataaagtcaCAAAACTTTAAATTaccaaatcaaataaataaagtagcaTTCCTATGAAgagatcaataaaaaaaaaaatctggggcaAAGGTGAAACAACATGCACTTGCTTATGTTTTGTCTCTCAAACTTTGTTACTCAACTACAAAAATAGACTCTGTCCTACCAATTAGTCACTTGATGCCTTGTTGAAAATACATATGAAAACATATTGACAACCTAAGGCATTTAAGTTGCAACATGCTCAAGCTGTTTTAAGAATGAGGTCTTAAGATGGGGGTAGAAGGCACTCTGAGTCTTTGCTTAAGGCAAAGTATAGTATTCATAAATACTGCTTTATTACTTAGAATACCCCCCATTTtgcagaagagaaagaatatagCAATATGAAACATAGagctaattttaaaagattaatctCCATTGTGGATGAAGGAAAATTCTAACACCTGCATTCTAAAACGCTGTTGTCGCTACACTGATTTCAGCTGGAGGTCAGTCTGGGCCAGTTTGTGACCATAACTGAAGAATAAAATAAGTAATCACAAAAGTCGTCTATTAGAGGGGCAAAACATTAAAAAGGCAAATAAAGCACAGGCAGCAAAATGAAGGTAGGATTTTCACTgtagaaatttcatttaaaaaaaaaaaaaaaggatagcaaCAGAAGCAAAAACAGCTACTTTGCTCTATCCAGATCAGATATACAAATTGGCAGAAAATTTTGAGCTGCCAGCATAGTGTTTACACTAGAAGCCAATTCTACTTTAGCCTTAACTCAGTATAATTTAATTTGGATAACATTCAGGCATTTtacacaaattaaaactaaaGTGAGTAAGAAAACACATTCCCAATACTTTTATTGCTAAACAACCTTGACTTTTTAAGTTACCTGAAAGGCTGTTTACTTATTAAAGCATCCCTGACTGCCCAGCTGGGAAGCCTGAAACAGTTAAGGGATGACTGAGTAATGTTAGCAGCAATCTAACCTTAAAAGTGAAAGCGATACACAATCTTTAACGATGAAAACCGACCTAGTATAGTACAATAAAACTTCTGTTAGGAGTGTCAAACCAACTACATaaacaaactttttaaataaagtacttatcagccgggccttggtggcgcacgcctttaatcccagtactcgggagacagaggcaggcggatctctaagagttggaggccagcctggtctccatagcgagtgccaggataggctccaaagctacacagagaaaccctatctcgaaaaaccaataaataaataaataaataaataaataaagtacttatCAAGGAACTTCAGTGTCTGTAAGCTACCAAGAACAAAGTAAACGCTCCATAAATCGTGTAAACGATCAGGGTgggagtggcacacacctttaatcccagcactctggaggcagacacaggatgatggcaagttcgaggacagcctggtctaaagacctagttccaggacaagcaagGCGGTTAcacattgaaaccctgtctcgaaaatacaAACATAAAGTGTAAGTGACTTGAAATTTGGACACCCCTGGGACACTTGGACACGGCCTGATTGGCACATGGCATTCGAAGAGATGTCTGAGCTGGAGTGTAGCTGCTTCAGCACCTTGTACATATACTCTACTTATGGCTACGATTACACTAATGGTCCTTCTGCGACTGCGTCACCGCCTTCTTAAAAACTCCTTCCGGTAAGGAGCTGACTTCGAGGGCCCTAATACTAGGAAGAAAAGGCAACTTGATAAAGTGAAGGGTGCAGGGTAGTCTCTACACTAGCTGTAAATGAGTTGCGGCAATTGAGTGGAGTGACTCTCCAAACGTCATCGACTGGCTGTCCAATCGAGGCAAGGTTGGTACAAAACCATGATGCAACTGGGTTAGGAAATACGATTATGTACAGCCAATCAATTCGGCCTCTTTTCGCGCCGCGCGTTGATTTTTCAGTTATGAAAAGCTAACTGCAGTCTAAGTGAACTCTGGAGAGCTACATTCCTGACGAACAATGTGTTCACAGAACAGAGGGTAAAGATAGACGCGCGCAAAGGACAAGACCTACTAGTCCGGGATGGGAGTGGGAGGAttagccgggggggggggggggagcgcgCACAGTGAGGAAAAAGGCGGGTGCCCGCGTGGACATGGCAACTACTCAGCAGTACGTGAGGGCAGGAGTACTCCGTGCTAGTGTTACCTGAATTCCACTGTGGCACCCAGATGGTTCAGGTAGTTGGCGGGACTTAGAGGGTTAGGTCAGTGTACAGCTACATTCACCGAGCTCTCTGGGTGGCTCTGAAAAGAGCCTTTGGGGCTTGGTTGCTATTAGAAGCAAACCTACTTCTTTTTAGAAACAGCCTTCTTCGCCTTAGCAGCTTTAGGCTTAGCTGTCTTAGGCTTGGCAACTTTAGGCTTGGCTGCCTTTGGCTTCACAGCCTTGGGCTTTGCCGGGCTCTTGGCTGCCTTCTTAGGCTTAGCTGCCTTGGCCTTCTTAGGGCTCTTGGCCACTTTCTTCACTCCAGCGGCCGCaggcttctttgctttctttggaGTTTTCTTCACGGTCTTCTTGGCCCCCGCAGCCTTCTTAGGCTTTTTCGGGGTGGAACCTGAAGGCTTCTTAGCCTTGGCGGCGCCTGCCTTCTTGGCTTTGGGCTTGGCCTCGCCGGAAGCCGCCTTCTTGTTGAGCTTGAAGGAGCCGGAGGCGCCGGTGCCCTTGGTCTGCACCAGGGTGCCCTTGCTCACCAGGCTCTTGAGCCCCAGCTTGATGCGGCTGTTGTTCTTCTCCACGTCGTAGCCACCTGCAGCCAAAGCCTTCTTGAGCGCGGCCAGGGACACGCCACTGCGCTCCTTAGAGGCAGACACAGCCTTGGTGATGAGCTCGGACACCGGGGGACCGGTGGCCTTGCGCTTCGTTGCGCCAGCCTTTTTGGTCGCCTTCTTCTTTGCGGGAGACTTCTCCACAGGAGCCGGAGCAGCAGTTTCGGCAGGAGCAGTTTCAGACATGGCGAGATTGTAAGCTAcaataaaagcaaaggaaaactaaCTCAAAGAGCAAATTTTGCTGTGCTCCTTAGCTCCGACTCCGGGCTTATATAAGCCAGAGCTGCGCTGTGATTGGTGGAGCGTCCAATCCACCGCCCTTTGGCCGCGCGAAACAAGGTTAGAATCCCAAATTGTGTTTGTTAGTCCCCAAATTTTTACTTACTACTGAAAATAAGGGCGCAGAAATTGGCAGTTTGGTGTTCCAAAGGAGAACAGCCTTCGGGTTCACATACCTATGTGTGCTTTTTTTGAATCACAATCAACAGactaaagatatttttttttaaatccctccAGTGTTTCAGAAGAATCCTCAAAGGAGAGGACATCCTGATAGTTACTTGCATATTTCCATAAACGTATACGAAGTATGCAAGGAACATTACTTAAAAGGATTTGTCCACAAGTCCCGCCTTTAATTTTTGCAAGAGTAAAAGAAATATCTTTTTTGGTTTGGTCACAAACTTTGTTTCTGACTGTAGCAAATAACACAGGTTTGGCTGGCGGCAGACtgaaattaaacattttagatatttctctttaaaataggTCCGGCTTCTCGTACTTTCTGCACATTGCTATCTTTAATGGAGATTGAAAATTTTTCCATTGTGAAACTTTCTTCTTTGAAGTCGGGAGTTTAGAAATCATTGACTTTAAGAGTTGTGGCAATGGATTGGCAGGTAAGAGCAGCTACTGCTCTTGCAGGTCTGCTTTagtttcccagcactcacagggcagcttgcaactgtctgtaactccagccccggAGTATCTCAGGCTTTCTTCTCAATTCTCCGGATTATCAGGCAAGTAagtggtgcacatatacacatggagacaaaacctcatacacataaagctttaaaaagtaactcaaatatttaaaaagaagtcacTACCTTCAGAGGCAAACCAATTTACttctaagtcaaaataaattagATATGGATCTGACTTGCTTTTGTTAGTTGCTAATGGTATCTGAAGACAGAAAATACTAACTAAAGATAATTTGCGTgaggaaaattttaaaactttcaggAAATTATTAGAGTGACCCTCCAGTCCTCAAATGTAGTTGGTTGAGATGACCAGTGAGAATTTCAGAACATTTAGCAAGCAGGACAATCAGGCATGCTCTTAAGTAGTCAATGCCAATATGGGTATTTTTTGTATATTGAGATGCCAAGATGGGcaatattttagaatattattaAGGGCCTGGCAATTAGAGTTTCAAagaatttgagaaaaataaagcaatggaaagagaaagggggtggTGAAGTTTGCTCTAGGAGAGAAGGTGAAGCTTACTATGGTGAAAGGTAACACAGGCTGTGGTGCAGAAAGATGTAAAAAGGACTACATCCGATTCATtcagatgtaaaataaatcacaaggattctgttttattttacaaagaaaaaaaatgcagtttcCTTTGACAAAGACAATCTTCATCAAGGTTTTCAGggtcacacctataatcctaccAATTACTCAGTTGAGGCAAGATTGCAATCACAAGGTCATTCATTGCTACATATTCAGGTGACTACATTTAACACTGAGCTActtgagaccttatctcaaaaaaaataaagtactgaCTGTTTTACCAATCAGTCAAGGATACTAAAGAGGACAAGAGGACAACATGTTTGGTACACATTGTCAGGGAATGGTGTACAAGATCGACACACCTATATAGTAAATTGTATTACTTTCAAAGTAGGAACGTTTCTAAAGAACAATAAGCAATATCAAAGAAGGTGTGTGACTTAGAAAACTTAAACTTTTACTTGTGTACCACTCAGCATAATTAAACACAAAGAGGTCATTTTAGCACTTGATGGTTTAAGCCTGCCAATAATCCCAAGCAACTGTGATagtgaagccttgtctcaaaaggaacAAAAGCAGCTTGTCGTACCCAATTTCCACTATCCAAACAAGTTTCTAATTTAGGGAAGAATTAACTGAAGCAAAATGCAGGGTGGCAGGTATTAATCACTAGAGAGATTTAAAGAACTCTAAAGGTATGCTAAAATTTAACTAGGCACATTTTACATAACCACCAGATTTGAAGCAGAAAGGATGCTACCTAACGAGGAAAAACTAAGGGGGACAATTGGTATATTTTCCTGTGAAGAGGTCCTGCTATCGAAACAAGTACTTAAGCTCAAAGAGCCACATGACTTAGAACATACACACAGGGTGAGAATGAGACCGAATAAAGTTGTGGTGAGTGCCACGTTAAGACTGTTGTAAACCGGAACATACAAGGATCAGTTTTGAAGTCACAGCTCATTTTTGGTGACAATGAAGGGGGGCTCTGAAAAGAGCCTTTGAAGTACAGGATGGCAGGAAAACCTAAGCCCTCTCCCCGCGGATGCGGCGAGCCAGCTGGATGTCCTTGGGCATGATGGTGACTCGCT
The DNA window shown above is from Cricetulus griseus strain 17A/GY chromosome 3, alternate assembly CriGri-PICRH-1.0, whole genome shotgun sequence and carries:
- the H1-5 gene encoding histone H1.5; translated protein: MSETAPAETAAPAPVEKSPAKKKATKKAGATKRKATGPPVSELITKAVSASKERSGVSLAALKKALAAGGYDVEKNNSRIKLGLKSLVSKGTLVQTKGTGASGSFKLNKKAASGEAKPKAKKAGAAKAKKPSGSTPKKPKKAAGAKKTVKKTPKKAKKPAAAGVKKVAKSPKKAKAAKPKKAAKSPAKPKAVKPKAAKPKVAKPKTAKPKAAKAKKAVSKKK